A window of the Vigna angularis cultivar LongXiaoDou No.4 chromosome 3, ASM1680809v1, whole genome shotgun sequence genome harbors these coding sequences:
- the LOC108325265 gene encoding uncharacterized protein LOC108325265 yields the protein MATETDSRDSALSLLKQGAEARVFESSFVGRRCVVKERFSKKYRHPTLDSKLTLKRLNAEARCVTKARKLGVCTPVLYAVDPVLHTLTFEYVEGPSVKDIFLEFGSRGLGEEGLDNIATQIGHSIGKLHDGGLVHGDLTTSNMLLKNGTNELVLIDFGLSFTSTLPEDKAVDLYVLERAILSMHSSCGNVMDRILTAYRKSSKQWSSTLNKLAEVRQRGRKRTMVG from the exons ATGGCAACTGAAACTGACTCAAGAGATAGCGCTCTCTCTTTGCTCAAACAAGGAGCGGAGGCT AGGGTTTTTGAGTCTTCTTTTGTGGGAAGGAGATGTGTTGTCAAGGAGCGCTTCTCAAAGAAGTACAGGCATCCAACTTTGGATTCTAAATTGACACTGAAGCGCTTAAATGcg GAGGCGAGGTGCGTGACCAAAGCAAGGAAACTTGGGGTTTGTACTCCTGTGCTGTATGCTGTGGATCCTGTGTTGCACACTTTAACGTTTGAGTATGTCGAGGGCCCTTCAGTCAAGGATATATTTCTTGAATTTGGTTCTCGTGGCCTTGGTGAAGAGGGTCTGGACAACATTGCTACCCAAATTGGTCATTCAATTGGAAAACTGCATGATGGTGGTCTTGTTCATGGTGATTTAACAACATCAAACATGTTGCTCAAGAATGGTACCAATGAGTTG GTTCTTATTGATTTTGGTTTGAGCTTTACTTCAACTCTACCGGAAGACAAAGCAGTTGATTTGTATGTTCTGGAAAGAGCTATTCTGTCAATGCATTCTTCATGTGGCAATGTG ATGGATCGGATACTTACTGCATACCGGAAGTCATCAAAACAGTGGTCATCCACATTGAACAAGTTGGCAGAAG TGAGGCAAAGAGGACGAAAGAGGACCATGGTTGGATGA
- the LOC108324282 gene encoding DNA-(apurinic or apyrimidinic site) endonuclease, chloroplastic isoform X1: protein MKQLLQFVSTTSINLTSFAVFRKHLSATILVCSTVKAMGSKRSLSNSLKPISSFVEGKKDVELKGLEANPGSKKHVIEENDVNMYSVEIERLRNDPTIVEAMTVQELRKTLKRFRVPAKGRKDDLLSALKSFMDSSMCGEQDSHIREEQGLLISADNTSVEAETKRVLNEDHVENVNETSEIFELNQGKKRLKQSESERKTVKVAIKKKISPKSNGDADFKPSRANRKVSSDVVSIVTESGEISTATIETEPWTVLAHKKPQKGWIAYNPKTMRSPPLDKDSKFVKILSWNVNGLRALLKSEGFSALQLAQREDFDILCLQETKLQEKDIEEIKQRLIDGYDNSFWTCSISKLGYSGTAIISRIKPLSVRYGLGISDHDSEGRLVTAEFETFYLICGYIPNSGDGLKRLSYRVTQWDPSLSNYLKELEKSKPVILTGDLNCAHEEIDIYNPAGNKRSAGFTDEERKSFATNFLSRGFVDTFRRQHPGVIGYTYWGYRHGGRKNNRGWRLDYFLVSESIADKVHDSYILPDVNGSDHCPIGLIVKS, encoded by the exons ATGAAACAACTCCTGCAATTCGTATCTACCACTTCTATCAATCTCACCAG CTTTGCAGTGTTTCGGAAGCATTTGAGTGCTACTATATTGGTTTGTTCAACTGTAAAAGCAATGGGGTCCAAAAGATCcctttcaaattcattaaaacCAATTTCATCATTTGTTGAGGGCAAGAAGGATGTGGAGCTTAAGGGGTTGGAAGCAAACCCTGGTTCCAAGAAGCATGTTATTGAG GAGAATGATGTTAATATGTATTCCGTTGAGATTGAGAGATTAAGAAATGACCCGACAATAGTAGAAGCAATGACTGTTCAGGAACTCCGGAAAACATTGAA GAGATTTAGGGTCCCTGCTAAAGGTCGTAAAGATGATCTTTTGTCTGCCTTGAAAAGTTTCATGGACAGTAGCATGTGCGGCG AACAAGATTCTCATATAAGAGAAGAGCAAGGGCTATTAATTTCTGCTGACAATACTTCTGTAGAAGCGGAGACTAAAAGGGTATTGAATGAAGACCATGTTGAAAATGTCAATGAAACTTCAGAGATATTTGAACTTAACCAGGGTAAGAAAAGACTAAAACAATCTGAATCTGAGAGAAAAACTGTCAAAGTGGCAATCAAGAAGAAAATTTCACCGAAATCAAATGGTGATGCAG ATTTTAAGCCTTCCAGGGCAAACAGAAAAGTATCTTCAGATGTTGTTAGCATTGTTACGGAGTCAGGTGAAATCAGTACAGCTACCATTGAAACTGAACCATGGACAGTTCTTGCCCACAAGAAACCTCAAAAAGGTTGGATTGCATATAATCCTAAAACAATGAGATCACCACCGCTTGATAAAGATTCAAAATTTGTCAAGATTTTGTCATGGAATGTCAATGGATTGAGAGCATTGCTAAAATCAGAAGGATTCTCTGCACTTCAACTTGCCCAAAGGGAAGACTTTGATATATTGTGTTTGCAAGAGACGAAGCTGCAG GAGAAGGATATTGAGGAAATCAAACAGCGTCTAATAGATGGCTATGATAACAGCTTTTGGACGTGTAGTATTTCTAAGCTTGGTTATTCTGGAACAGCAATTATCTCAAGG ATAAAGCCACTTTCAGTTAGATATGGCCTAGGTATATCTGATCATGATAGTGAGGGTAGACTCGTGACAGCTGAGTTTGAGACATTTTATTTGATATGTGGATACATCCCTAATTCTGGAGATGGCTTGAAAAGACTG TCTTACAGGGTGACTCAATGGGATCCATCTCtcagtaattatttaaaa GAATTGGAAAAGTCAAAACCGGTAATTTTGACTGGTGATCTAAATTGTGCTCATGAAGAGATAGACATATACAACCCTGCC GGTAACAAGAGAAGTGCTGGGTTTACAGATGAAGAGAGGAAATCTTTTGCAACAAACTTCTTATCTAGGGGATTTGTAGATACCTTTAGAAGGCAGCACCCTGGTGTTATTGGATATACTTATTGGGGTTATCGGCATGGTGGGCGCAAGAATAACAGAG gGTGGCGTCTTGATTATTTCCTCGTCTCAGAATCCATTGCTGACAAAGTTCACGATTCATACATTCTTCCTGATGTCAATGGTAGTGATCATTGCCCTATTGGTCTTATTGTCAAGTCTTAG
- the LOC108324282 gene encoding DNA-(apurinic or apyrimidinic site) endonuclease, chloroplastic isoform X2 gives MGSKRSLSNSLKPISSFVEGKKDVELKGLEANPGSKKHVIEENDVNMYSVEIERLRNDPTIVEAMTVQELRKTLKRFRVPAKGRKDDLLSALKSFMDSSMCGEQDSHIREEQGLLISADNTSVEAETKRVLNEDHVENVNETSEIFELNQGKKRLKQSESERKTVKVAIKKKISPKSNGDADFKPSRANRKVSSDVVSIVTESGEISTATIETEPWTVLAHKKPQKGWIAYNPKTMRSPPLDKDSKFVKILSWNVNGLRALLKSEGFSALQLAQREDFDILCLQETKLQEKDIEEIKQRLIDGYDNSFWTCSISKLGYSGTAIISRIKPLSVRYGLGISDHDSEGRLVTAEFETFYLICGYIPNSGDGLKRLSYRVTQWDPSLSNYLKELEKSKPVILTGDLNCAHEEIDIYNPAGNKRSAGFTDEERKSFATNFLSRGFVDTFRRQHPGVIGYTYWGYRHGGRKNNRGWRLDYFLVSESIADKVHDSYILPDVNGSDHCPIGLIVKS, from the exons ATGGGGTCCAAAAGATCcctttcaaattcattaaaacCAATTTCATCATTTGTTGAGGGCAAGAAGGATGTGGAGCTTAAGGGGTTGGAAGCAAACCCTGGTTCCAAGAAGCATGTTATTGAG GAGAATGATGTTAATATGTATTCCGTTGAGATTGAGAGATTAAGAAATGACCCGACAATAGTAGAAGCAATGACTGTTCAGGAACTCCGGAAAACATTGAA GAGATTTAGGGTCCCTGCTAAAGGTCGTAAAGATGATCTTTTGTCTGCCTTGAAAAGTTTCATGGACAGTAGCATGTGCGGCG AACAAGATTCTCATATAAGAGAAGAGCAAGGGCTATTAATTTCTGCTGACAATACTTCTGTAGAAGCGGAGACTAAAAGGGTATTGAATGAAGACCATGTTGAAAATGTCAATGAAACTTCAGAGATATTTGAACTTAACCAGGGTAAGAAAAGACTAAAACAATCTGAATCTGAGAGAAAAACTGTCAAAGTGGCAATCAAGAAGAAAATTTCACCGAAATCAAATGGTGATGCAG ATTTTAAGCCTTCCAGGGCAAACAGAAAAGTATCTTCAGATGTTGTTAGCATTGTTACGGAGTCAGGTGAAATCAGTACAGCTACCATTGAAACTGAACCATGGACAGTTCTTGCCCACAAGAAACCTCAAAAAGGTTGGATTGCATATAATCCTAAAACAATGAGATCACCACCGCTTGATAAAGATTCAAAATTTGTCAAGATTTTGTCATGGAATGTCAATGGATTGAGAGCATTGCTAAAATCAGAAGGATTCTCTGCACTTCAACTTGCCCAAAGGGAAGACTTTGATATATTGTGTTTGCAAGAGACGAAGCTGCAG GAGAAGGATATTGAGGAAATCAAACAGCGTCTAATAGATGGCTATGATAACAGCTTTTGGACGTGTAGTATTTCTAAGCTTGGTTATTCTGGAACAGCAATTATCTCAAGG ATAAAGCCACTTTCAGTTAGATATGGCCTAGGTATATCTGATCATGATAGTGAGGGTAGACTCGTGACAGCTGAGTTTGAGACATTTTATTTGATATGTGGATACATCCCTAATTCTGGAGATGGCTTGAAAAGACTG TCTTACAGGGTGACTCAATGGGATCCATCTCtcagtaattatttaaaa GAATTGGAAAAGTCAAAACCGGTAATTTTGACTGGTGATCTAAATTGTGCTCATGAAGAGATAGACATATACAACCCTGCC GGTAACAAGAGAAGTGCTGGGTTTACAGATGAAGAGAGGAAATCTTTTGCAACAAACTTCTTATCTAGGGGATTTGTAGATACCTTTAGAAGGCAGCACCCTGGTGTTATTGGATATACTTATTGGGGTTATCGGCATGGTGGGCGCAAGAATAACAGAG gGTGGCGTCTTGATTATTTCCTCGTCTCAGAATCCATTGCTGACAAAGTTCACGATTCATACATTCTTCCTGATGTCAATGGTAGTGATCATTGCCCTATTGGTCTTATTGTCAAGTCTTAG
- the LOC108324282 gene encoding DNA-(apurinic or apyrimidinic site) endonuclease, chloroplastic isoform X3, with product MKQLLQFVSTTSINLTSFAVFRKHLSATILVCSTVKAMGSKRSLSNSLKPISSFVEGKKDVELKGLEANPGSKKHVIEENDVNMYSVEIERLRNDPTIVEAMTVQELRKTLKRFRVPAKGRKDDLLSALKSFMDSSMCGEQDSHIREEQGLLISADNTSVEAETKRVLNEDHVENVNETSEIFELNQGKKRLKQSESERKTVKVAIKKKISPKSNGDADFKPSRANRKVSSDVVSIVTESGEISTATIETEPWTVLAHKKPQKGWIAYNPKTMRSPPLDKDSKFVKILSWNVNGLRALLKSEGFSALQLAQREDFDILCLQETKLQEKDIEEIKQRLIDGYDNSFWTCSISKLGYSGTAIISRIKPLSVRYGLGISDHDSEGRLVTAEFETFYLICGYIPNSGDGLKRLSYRVTQWDPSLSNYLKELEKSKPVILTGDLNCAHEEIDIYNPAMKRWTEYVLNEEA from the exons ATGAAACAACTCCTGCAATTCGTATCTACCACTTCTATCAATCTCACCAG CTTTGCAGTGTTTCGGAAGCATTTGAGTGCTACTATATTGGTTTGTTCAACTGTAAAAGCAATGGGGTCCAAAAGATCcctttcaaattcattaaaacCAATTTCATCATTTGTTGAGGGCAAGAAGGATGTGGAGCTTAAGGGGTTGGAAGCAAACCCTGGTTCCAAGAAGCATGTTATTGAG GAGAATGATGTTAATATGTATTCCGTTGAGATTGAGAGATTAAGAAATGACCCGACAATAGTAGAAGCAATGACTGTTCAGGAACTCCGGAAAACATTGAA GAGATTTAGGGTCCCTGCTAAAGGTCGTAAAGATGATCTTTTGTCTGCCTTGAAAAGTTTCATGGACAGTAGCATGTGCGGCG AACAAGATTCTCATATAAGAGAAGAGCAAGGGCTATTAATTTCTGCTGACAATACTTCTGTAGAAGCGGAGACTAAAAGGGTATTGAATGAAGACCATGTTGAAAATGTCAATGAAACTTCAGAGATATTTGAACTTAACCAGGGTAAGAAAAGACTAAAACAATCTGAATCTGAGAGAAAAACTGTCAAAGTGGCAATCAAGAAGAAAATTTCACCGAAATCAAATGGTGATGCAG ATTTTAAGCCTTCCAGGGCAAACAGAAAAGTATCTTCAGATGTTGTTAGCATTGTTACGGAGTCAGGTGAAATCAGTACAGCTACCATTGAAACTGAACCATGGACAGTTCTTGCCCACAAGAAACCTCAAAAAGGTTGGATTGCATATAATCCTAAAACAATGAGATCACCACCGCTTGATAAAGATTCAAAATTTGTCAAGATTTTGTCATGGAATGTCAATGGATTGAGAGCATTGCTAAAATCAGAAGGATTCTCTGCACTTCAACTTGCCCAAAGGGAAGACTTTGATATATTGTGTTTGCAAGAGACGAAGCTGCAG GAGAAGGATATTGAGGAAATCAAACAGCGTCTAATAGATGGCTATGATAACAGCTTTTGGACGTGTAGTATTTCTAAGCTTGGTTATTCTGGAACAGCAATTATCTCAAGG ATAAAGCCACTTTCAGTTAGATATGGCCTAGGTATATCTGATCATGATAGTGAGGGTAGACTCGTGACAGCTGAGTTTGAGACATTTTATTTGATATGTGGATACATCCCTAATTCTGGAGATGGCTTGAAAAGACTG TCTTACAGGGTGACTCAATGGGATCCATCTCtcagtaattatttaaaa GAATTGGAAAAGTCAAAACCGGTAATTTTGACTGGTGATCTAAATTGTGCTCATGAAGAGATAGACATATACAACCCTGCC ATGAAAAGGTGGACTGAGTATGTATTAAATGAAGAGGCCTGA